The Pseudomonadota bacterium genome includes the window CCGTCAGAGCGTGGCCGCCTGGCTCAATTCCTAGAGGCCATCGTCACAGATGTGACGGCATCTCATCCAGCGCGAGAACGTCTTCGTACGTCTCGCGCCGGATGAGCAGGCGGGCCTCCCCTCCCGAGACCAGTACGACGGGGAGACGCGGAAGTCGGTTGTAGTTGCTCGCCATGGCGTAGTGATACGCCCCGGTCGAGAACACCGCGAGCAGGTCGCCGCGGCGCACCGGCGGCAGGGCGAGGTCCCACGCGATCATGTCGCCGGTCTCGCAGCACTTCCCGGCAATCGACACCTTCTGTGTAGGGCGCTCCGCCGCGCGGTTGGCCAGAATACCGTGATAGCGCGCCTGATAGAGCGCCACCCGCATGTTGTCGGTCATGCCGCCGTCGACCGAGGCGTAGATGCGCACACCCGGGATGTCCTTGACGGTGTCGATGGCGTAGACGGTGATGCCGGCCTCTCCCACGATGGAACGCCCGGGCTCCACCATCACCACGGGCAGCGGTCCTCCGAGACGAGGCCAGTGCTCGTGGAGCGCACACGCAAGAAGGCTGGCATACGCATCGACCGTGGGGGGCTGATCATGGGGCAGATACGCAATGCCCAGACCGCCTCCGAGATTGAGCTCCTCAGGCACCCAGCCGACAGAATCCTTCACCAGAACAAGGAAATCGACAAGCGCAGCGACCTCGGCCCCATACGATGCGATCTCGTGTATCTGCGAACCGATGTGGCAGTGTATGCCGCGCAGGCACAGCGAAGGCGCCGCCTGCACGCGCCGGACGGCGTCGAGCGCGAGGCCGTTGCCCACCGAGAAGCCGAACTTCGAATCGATCTGTCCCGTCTGGATGTAGGAATGGGTGCTCGGCTTGATCCCTGGGGTGACCCTGATCTGCACGTCCACGCGCACACCGGCTTCGGTGGCCAGTGCATCGAGGCGCTCGATCTCGTCGGTGCTGTCGATGACGAAGCGGGCGATGCGATGCGCGATGCCTGCGCGCAGCTCAGCCTCAGACTTGTTGTTGCCGTGGAACCATACGCGGTTCATCGGGAAACCTGCGGCGACGGCGGTGGCCAGCTCACCGCCGCTCACCACGTCGAGTGAGAGCCCCTCCGCGTCGATGATGCGGCACATGCCCTTGCAGAGGAAGGCCTTGCCCGCATAGAGCACGCGGACCGAAGGCAGGCGGCTCTCGAGAGCCTGTCGGTACTCCTGGCAACGTTGTCGCACGGCCTGCTCGTCGAGCAGCATGAGCGGCGTGCCGAACTGCTCGGCCAGGGAGACCACGTCACATCCCCCAAAGGTGAGGTGGCCGTGTGCATCGATGATGGGGGCTCTGACCATTCGGCTCTCCAACAGCGGAGCATTGGTGTCACGGCTCCGCGAACTCCTTCCCCGCCTCGCGCGGCAAATCCCGCCGGCGATGCGCAGTTGCCTCGTGTGCCAGGACCCCCCGGCATGCACCCCGAACGTAGACCCCATGCCCACATTCAAGCTGGTCCCCCTGCTCATGGAGCCGTGCCCGTCGTGCAAGACCGACATCCATGTTCCGTTTGCGGCCGGAAGACAGCAGGTCGCCTGCTCGAGCTGTTCGGCAACCCTGTCGTTCGAGCTGCCGGCCCGCGCAGTGGCCGATCTGCTCGATCGTGTGAAGCAGGTCGAGACCGCGCTCGACGACGCCATCAACCGACGCTGACGCGATTCAGGCGCACCTCGAGACCATGCTTCGGCTCCGCGCAGGTCAGGCCCGACGGCCCGCCGGAAAGGCGAACGGTCGCCCGCACTAGGGAGCGGCCCGCAACGTGCTTGCCAGATGCGCGGCCACGCGATCTTCGGGGACAGCGCTCACCACTGCGCCGAGAAGCGTGCGCGCTTCATCGTACCGCCCCAGCCAGTGGCAGACAACCGCCAGGTTGA containing:
- the lysA gene encoding diaminopimelate decarboxylase, whose product is MVRAPIIDAHGHLTFGGCDVVSLAEQFGTPLMLLDEQAVRQRCQEYRQALESRLPSVRVLYAGKAFLCKGMCRIIDAEGLSLDVVSGGELATAVAAGFPMNRVWFHGNNKSEAELRAGIAHRIARFVIDSTDEIERLDALATEAGVRVDVQIRVTPGIKPSTHSYIQTGQIDSKFGFSVGNGLALDAVRRVQAAPSLCLRGIHCHIGSQIHEIASYGAEVAALVDFLVLVKDSVGWVPEELNLGGGLGIAYLPHDQPPTVDAYASLLACALHEHWPRLGGPLPVVMVEPGRSIVGEAGITVYAIDTVKDIPGVRIYASVDGGMTDNMRVALYQARYHGILANRAAERPTQKVSIAGKCCETGDMIAWDLALPPVRRGDLLAVFSTGAYHYAMASNYNRLPRLPVVLVSGGEARLLIRRETYEDVLALDEMPSHL